The genomic DNA TTTCGTTAAAGCGGTCTACATCGGCAGCGAGGTGCAGGCTAATAAGGCGCGCAACGTACTCTCCGTGCTCTTTGACCGCATCGTCGGTTTCACCTCCATCCTCCTGCTCGGCCTGCTGGCCGTTGCATTCAGCCCGCTCATCGACGCCCGGATCAAGCACAAAGTCTTTATCTTTGCTTTCGCCGGATTGCTTCTGTTTCTTCTCTTGGTCTGGCTGCTGCGCCGTCTCGGCGCAAGTGCAAGCCGGCCGGCGATAGGGGCAGGGAAGACCAAGCTCGGCCGCATGATCAGGGACGGCTGGCTGCTGGCCATGGACATAGTCGGTTATTTTCTTACCCGGCCTTTCATTTTTATCAAAGCGTTGCTGCTCAGCTTTATCATTCACATCTCGTGGTTCTTCGTCAACTATTATCTCGCGCTTCATCTGCAGATCAACGTCACTTTTTTCGATATCAGCATGGTCAGCTGTTTGGTGTGGATCATCACCATCATTCCCATCTCCATCGGCGGCATGG from bacterium includes the following:
- a CDS encoding flippase-like domain-containing protein — protein: MLKTKLLWILRVLIFCATVLFLVRYIDFRLVLNAIRRIPVWILLIIIPISLWRIWLNGIRWKLCSTDSLRQLSDWDYFRYMMISTTFNQVMPGVLGGDFVKAVYIGSEVQANKARNVLSVLFDRIVGFTSILLLGLLAVAFSPLIDARIKHKVFIFAFAGLLLFLLLVWLLRRLGASASRPAIGAGKTKLGRMIRDGWLLAMDIVGYFLTRPFIFIKALLLSFIIHISWFFVNYYLALHLQINVTFFDISMVSCLVWIITIIPISIGGMGVRELSYIGLLSGYGVSAEQATALSVTVFSTMVIVAILGVPFIFTKKEAIKI